In Iodobacter fluviatilis, one DNA window encodes the following:
- the rtcR gene encoding RNA repair transcriptional activator RtcR, with protein MQKTVVFGFVGTVLDYVGRGSQRWEKWRPTIGLCQQEELLIHRIELLHDLRSRSLFERLKQDIKQVSPETEVVGIEINLSNPWDFEEVYAALHDFAHGYRFNTEAEDYLIHITTGTHVAQICWFLLAESRYLPAKLIQTSPDRKEQGPAGRYTLIDLDLSRYNKIASRFAQLKDESVSFLKSGIATRNPRFNRMIEQIERVAIRSKAPILLSGPTGAGKSFLARRIYEMKTSRHQISGRFVEINCATLRGDSAMSTLFGHVKGAFTGAQNERAGLLRSADGGLLFLDEIGELGLDEQAMLLKAIEEKRFFPFGSDKEVSSDFQLIAGTVRDLKQWVATGRFREDLYARINLWLYELPGLADRSEDLEPNLEFELLRYAKEQGEQVRFNAEARQSYLKFSSRPEAKWSGNFRELSASVTRMATLAENGRITQENVNEEITRLQQAWHNHTPNELDELLGGKASELDLFDRMQLEKVIQICKSSDSLSDAGRKLFNISRQEKAKSNDADRLRKYLAKFELDWGKVKGSGLAGGV; from the coding sequence ATGCAAAAGACCGTGGTATTTGGCTTTGTTGGCACCGTGCTGGATTATGTGGGCCGTGGCAGCCAGCGCTGGGAAAAGTGGCGCCCTACCATTGGCCTGTGCCAGCAGGAAGAGCTACTTATCCACCGGATAGAGCTACTGCACGATCTACGCAGCCGTAGCCTGTTTGAAAGGCTAAAACAAGATATCAAACAGGTTTCCCCCGAAACTGAAGTGGTTGGCATTGAAATTAACTTAAGCAATCCATGGGATTTTGAAGAGGTCTACGCCGCGCTGCATGATTTTGCCCACGGCTACCGCTTTAATACCGAGGCCGAAGACTATCTAATCCATATCACCACCGGCACACATGTGGCGCAAATTTGCTGGTTTTTGCTGGCTGAATCGCGCTATTTGCCCGCCAAGCTAATCCAAACCTCGCCAGATCGTAAAGAACAAGGCCCGGCTGGCCGCTACACCCTGATTGATCTTGATTTATCCCGCTATAACAAAATCGCCAGCCGCTTTGCCCAGCTAAAAGACGAAAGCGTTTCTTTTTTGAAATCAGGCATCGCCACACGCAACCCACGCTTTAACCGCATGATTGAGCAAATCGAAAGGGTAGCGATTCGATCTAAAGCGCCTATTTTGCTGAGCGGCCCTACAGGCGCAGGCAAATCATTTTTAGCCCGCCGTATTTATGAAATGAAAACCTCCAGGCACCAGATTAGTGGGCGTTTTGTAGAAATAAACTGTGCCACGCTGCGCGGCGATAGCGCCATGTCTACCTTATTTGGCCATGTAAAAGGCGCATTTACTGGCGCACAAAACGAGAGAGCAGGCTTGCTGCGCAGCGCCGACGGCGGCTTACTTTTTTTAGATGAAATTGGCGAGCTGGGGCTGGATGAGCAAGCCATGCTGCTGAAAGCCATCGAAGAAAAACGCTTCTTCCCCTTTGGCAGCGATAAAGAAGTCAGTAGCGATTTTCAGCTGATTGCAGGAACAGTGCGCGACCTAAAACAATGGGTCGCCACAGGCCGCTTTCGAGAAGACTTATACGCTAGGATCAATTTATGGCTCTACGAATTACCCGGCCTTGCCGATCGCAGCGAAGATCTGGAGCCCAATCTGGAATTTGAACTGCTGCGCTATGCCAAAGAGCAAGGCGAGCAAGTACGCTTTAATGCCGAAGCCAGACAAAGCTATTTAAAATTCTCCAGCAGGCCAGAGGCAAAATGGTCTGGCAATTTTCGCGAGCTATCAGCCTCTGTCACCCGCATGGCCACGCTGGCAGAAAACGGGCGTATCACCCAGGAAAACGTAAACGAAGAAATCACCCGCCTACAGCAAGCCTGGCACAACCACACCCCTAATGAATTAGACGAATTATTGGGTGGCAAAGCTAGTGAGCTCGATTTATTCGACCGCATGCAGCTGGAAAAAGTCATCCAAATCTGTAAATCATCTGATTCGTTATCTGATGCAGGCAGAAAACTATTTAATATATCCCGCCAAGAAAAAGCAAAAAGCAATGACGCAGACCGCTTAAGAAAATATCTGGCGAAATTTGAATTGGATTGGGGCAAGGTAAAAGGGAGTGGCCTGGCGGGTGGCGTTTAA
- a CDS encoding RtcB family protein gives MSNYSQINVENASLIKLWTKGVPLEDEAREQLINTAKMPFIFEHLAVMPDVHLGKGSTIGSVIPTRGAIIPAAVGVDIGCGMMAARTTLMAGDLPDNLAGLRSAIEAAVPHGRTSTRSGRDKGSWDTPPDTVDAMWGELADGFKQITDKYPRLIKTNNRKHLGTLGTGNHFIEVCLDEENRVWFMLHSGSRGVGNAIGTHFIELAQADMRQHIANLPHRDLAYFEEGSQHFDDYVEAVGWAQDFARRNRAVMMQNVIAAARKVISKPFLADVEAVNCHHNYVQKETHFGAEVLVTRKGAVSAQKGQLGIIPGSMGAKSFIVRGLGNEEAFCSCSHGAGRIMSRTKAKKLFTVEDQINATAHVECRKDAEVIDEIPMAYKDIDAVMAAQSDLVEIVHTLRQVVCVKG, from the coding sequence ATGAGCAATTACAGCCAGATTAATGTGGAAAACGCATCGCTAATCAAGCTCTGGACCAAGGGCGTGCCGTTGGAAGATGAGGCGCGTGAGCAGCTGATTAATACCGCCAAAATGCCATTTATTTTTGAGCATCTGGCTGTGATGCCCGATGTGCATCTTGGTAAGGGATCGACCATCGGCAGCGTGATTCCTACCCGTGGGGCCATTATTCCTGCTGCGGTCGGTGTGGATATTGGTTGCGGAATGATGGCCGCCAGAACCACGCTGATGGCAGGAGATTTACCCGATAATTTGGCCGGCTTGCGCAGTGCGATTGAGGCCGCCGTGCCGCATGGTCGTACTTCAACCAGAAGCGGCCGAGATAAAGGATCGTGGGATACACCACCTGACACCGTGGATGCCATGTGGGGAGAGCTGGCTGATGGGTTTAAGCAAATTACCGATAAATATCCCCGCTTAATTAAAACCAATAATCGCAAGCATTTGGGAACACTGGGTACAGGAAACCACTTTATCGAGGTGTGTCTTGATGAGGAAAACCGAGTGTGGTTTATGTTGCACTCCGGGTCCCGTGGGGTAGGAAATGCGATTGGTACGCACTTTATCGAGCTGGCTCAGGCCGATATGCGCCAGCATATTGCCAACTTGCCGCACCGCGATCTGGCTTATTTTGAGGAAGGCAGCCAGCACTTTGATGATTATGTGGAAGCCGTGGGCTGGGCGCAGGATTTTGCCCGCCGTAACCGGGCAGTGATGATGCAAAACGTGATTGCGGCCGCGCGAAAAGTGATCAGCAAGCCCTTTCTGGCTGATGTAGAGGCGGTGAATTGCCACCATAACTATGTGCAAAAAGAAACGCACTTTGGTGCCGAGGTGCTGGTAACGCGTAAAGGGGCCGTTTCGGCACAAAAAGGCCAGCTGGGGATTATTCCGGGATCGATGGGGGCCAAAAGCTTTATTGTCCGTGGTCTTGGTAATGAAGAGGCTTTTTGCTCCTGCAGCCACGGTGCCGGGCGAATTATGAGCAGAACCAAGGCCAAAAAACTCTTTACGGTGGAAGACCAGATCAACGCTACAGCGCATGTGGAATGTCGCAAAGATGCAGAGGTGATTGATGAGATTCCCATGGCTTACAAAGATATCGACGCGGTAATGGCCGCTCAGTCTGATCTAGTAGAAATTGTGCATACCCTGCGCCAGGTGGTTTGTGTGAAGGGGTAA
- a CDS encoding nucleotidyltransferase domain-containing protein produces MKILSAHPIKARVRERIMDELSAIEAKHEVKILFACESGSRGWGFASPDSDYDVRFIYVHSLDWYLNIEKQRDVIEVPISDELDICGWELRKALGLLGKSNPTLFEWLDSPVIYRQEDWFCDELQALKAEYFSAKKARWHYLSMAKKNFRGYLQGDTVRMKKYLYVLRPLLAMLWIDSRANMPPMRFADLAEAMLADQSALADEVNQLLAIKMSAGEAEYGARFPRIHAFIEQLLAQEVAETSSPRPLAQLTALDRLLSKAVLADAA; encoded by the coding sequence ATGAAAATACTGAGCGCCCACCCGATAAAAGCCCGCGTTCGCGAGCGCATCATGGATGAATTGAGCGCGATCGAAGCAAAGCATGAGGTAAAGATATTATTTGCTTGTGAATCGGGTAGCCGGGGCTGGGGATTTGCCTCGCCCGATAGTGATTACGATGTGCGTTTTATCTATGTGCACTCATTAGACTGGTATCTCAATATTGAAAAACAGCGCGATGTGATTGAAGTGCCCATCAGCGATGAGCTGGATATCTGTGGCTGGGAGCTGCGCAAAGCACTGGGTTTGCTGGGTAAATCGAATCCCACTCTATTTGAATGGCTGGATTCGCCTGTGATTTATCGGCAGGAAGATTGGTTTTGCGATGAACTACAGGCTTTAAAGGCCGAGTATTTCTCAGCAAAAAAAGCGCGCTGGCATTATTTATCGATGGCAAAAAAGAATTTCAGAGGGTATTTGCAAGGAGATACGGTCAGAATGAAAAAGTATCTCTACGTGCTGCGCCCCCTGTTGGCCATGTTGTGGATAGATAGCCGAGCAAATATGCCTCCTATGAGATTTGCTGATTTGGCCGAGGCGATGCTTGCAGACCAGAGCGCACTGGCAGATGAAGTCAACCAGCTATTGGCGATAAAAATGAGTGCTGGCGAGGCCGAATACGGTGCTCGTTTCCCACGTATTCACGCCTTTATTGAGCAATTACTGGCGCAGGAAGTGGCAGAAACAAGCTCCCCAAGGCCGCTTGCTCAGCTTACTGCACTTGATCGCTTGCTCAGTAAAGCGGTACTTGCAGATGCTGCTTAA
- the rtcA gene encoding RNA 3'-terminal phosphate cyclase has product MIELDGAVGEGGGQVLRSALTLSMITGQSFKIKNIRAKRQKPGLLRQHLTAVEAAVAICGASVEGAAVGSQSLRFIPGPVQGGDYRFAIGTAGSCTLVLQTILPALWFAKQASTVSVSGGTHNKAAPPADFLIRVWQPLLAKMGVQQDIVLKRYGFYPAGGGEITASVKPVSALTALHLSNRGDLQQIKAEALVAGVPSKVAQRELDQISLRIEGVTGEIHVLSNDQGPGNAVLIEVVHEHLSEIFTGFGEKGTSAEAVGNQAASLAKIYLESQGAVGEHLGDQLLLSMALAGEGSFTCTKASSHLLTNIGVIERFLAVKMTQTPLEESIEIRVNTSI; this is encoded by the coding sequence ATGATTGAGTTGGATGGGGCGGTTGGGGAAGGCGGTGGGCAGGTATTGCGGAGTGCGCTTACGCTTTCCATGATCACTGGCCAGAGCTTTAAGATTAAAAACATTCGCGCCAAGCGGCAAAAGCCGGGCTTGTTGCGTCAGCATTTAACGGCGGTGGAGGCCGCGGTGGCTATATGTGGCGCAAGTGTTGAAGGCGCGGCGGTGGGCTCGCAAAGCCTGCGCTTTATTCCCGGCCCGGTGCAGGGCGGGGATTATCGTTTTGCCATTGGCACGGCAGGCAGCTGTACCTTGGTATTGCAAACCATCTTGCCCGCGCTTTGGTTTGCAAAGCAGGCCAGCACGGTTTCGGTAAGTGGTGGCACGCATAATAAGGCGGCTCCACCTGCCGATTTCCTGATCCGCGTGTGGCAGCCGCTGCTGGCAAAGATGGGCGTGCAGCAGGATATTGTTTTAAAACGTTATGGTTTTTACCCTGCTGGTGGAGGGGAAATCACGGCCAGTGTAAAGCCTGTTTCTGCGCTGACCGCACTGCACTTAAGCAATAGAGGTGATTTGCAGCAGATAAAGGCCGAAGCACTCGTTGCGGGTGTGCCTAGCAAGGTGGCCCAGCGGGAGCTTGATCAGATTAGTTTGCGGATTGAAGGGGTGACAGGGGAGATTCATGTTCTAAGCAACGATCAGGGCCCCGGTAATGCGGTTCTGATTGAAGTGGTACATGAGCATCTTTCTGAGATTTTTACAGGTTTTGGCGAGAAGGGCACCAGTGCGGAAGCAGTAGGCAATCAGGCTGCCAGCCTAGCAAAAATCTATCTAGAAAGCCAAGGCGCGGTGGGCGAGCACCTTGGCGATCAATTACTTTTGAGCATGGCGCTTGCGGGTGAAGGCAGCTTCACCTGCACCAAAGCATCTTCCCATTTGCTGACCAATATCGGCGTAATTGAGCGTTTTTTAGCGGTTAAAATGACGCAGACGCCTTTGGAAGAGAGCATAGAAATTAGAGTTAATACTTCAATATGA
- a CDS encoding low molecular weight protein tyrosine phosphatase family protein, whose translation MSNKDNSFREKRWKDIYLRSEKIARAQQLGFEYPRTTEKQLVQEEAMRQSAERCKVLFICSRNQWRSPTAEQSLRKHPQLQTRSAGTSPNARHTVSVDDIRWADVIMVMEEKHKSRLVAQFTRLLNNKPLYVLDIPDDYQFMDPELIELLEQSTHSILNLTKQF comes from the coding sequence ATGAGCAATAAAGACAATAGCTTTAGAGAAAAACGCTGGAAAGATATTTATCTGCGTTCGGAAAAAATAGCGCGCGCCCAACAATTGGGTTTTGAGTATCCACGCACCACTGAAAAACAATTAGTACAGGAAGAAGCCATGAGGCAATCCGCAGAACGCTGCAAAGTGCTATTTATTTGCAGCCGTAATCAATGGCGCAGCCCGACGGCGGAACAGAGCCTGCGCAAGCATCCCCAATTACAGACCCGCTCGGCAGGGACCAGCCCCAATGCGCGTCACACCGTTTCGGTTGACGATATCCGCTGGGCCGATGTGATTATGGTGATGGAAGAAAAACACAAATCTCGTCTTGTCGCGCAATTCACGCGTTTGCTCAACAACAAGCCGCTTTATGTGCTTGATATTCCAGACGATTATCAATTTATGGATCCGGAGCTGATCGAGCTACTGGAGCAATCGACCCACAGCATTCTTAATCTCACCAAGCAGTTTTAA
- the prfH gene encoding peptide chain release factor H — MILLQLSAAQGPLECQLAVSKALHRLIFEARQRQLKLDILEQETGDKAGVYRSVLFSLDGASAEELACQWEGTVQWICPSPYRPRQLRKNWFIGVLRCTETQRDLSGEIRFETTRSSGPGGQHVNKTESAVRATHLATGISVKVQTERSQHANKRLAEMLIAHRLACLAEEASANQRSERRLMHYQIERGRPKRVFKGEQFIESVA, encoded by the coding sequence ATGATTTTATTACAACTCTCTGCCGCCCAAGGCCCACTGGAATGCCAGCTGGCCGTTTCCAAAGCCCTGCACCGCCTGATATTTGAAGCCAGACAACGGCAACTCAAGCTGGATATTTTAGAGCAGGAAACAGGTGATAAAGCTGGTGTTTATCGCTCTGTTTTATTCAGCCTTGATGGTGCAAGCGCTGAAGAGCTGGCCTGCCAATGGGAGGGCACGGTGCAATGGATCTGCCCCAGCCCTTACCGCCCACGGCAATTACGCAAAAACTGGTTTATTGGTGTTTTGCGCTGTACAGAAACCCAGCGCGATTTATCAGGGGAGATTCGTTTTGAAACCACGCGCTCATCCGGCCCAGGCGGCCAGCATGTAAACAAAACCGAATCCGCAGTGCGGGCAACCCATCTGGCAACAGGCATCAGCGTAAAGGTGCAAACCGAGCGCAGCCAGCACGCCAATAAGCGCCTTGCAGAAATGCTGATCGCCCACAGGCTGGCCTGCCTTGCCGAAGAAGCCAGCGCCAACCAGCGCAGCGAGCGGCGTTTAATGCATTACCAAATTGAGCGTGGCAGACCAAAGCGCGTTTTTAAGGGTGAGCAATTTATCGAAAGCGTCGCTTAA
- a CDS encoding RNA ligase RtcB family protein produces MGNYVQNLSARVNLIASADTWIEGDAIQQLQNTAKLPGMQYVSGMPDLHPGRGYPVGAAFFSTDYIYPALIGGDIGCGMALWQTDIAVHKANLSKLEKKLGNIDGPLGEEWQDEMANSIAAQTGFQQALGTIGGGNHFAELQSIDKVYDAPLLDALALNKQQLQLLVHSGSRGLGQFILRQHIDLHGHHGLAVDSADCAAYLQAHQQAVQFAMLNRRLIARRILSRLNANGQALLDINHNLVLPAQMHGLQGWVHRKGATPADVGPVVIPGSRGDFSYLVLPLASDLSLCSLAHGAGRKWMRSECKGRLSPRYTVTQLSRTKLGSHVICADRQLIYEEAPEAYKPAENIISTLEGAGLIKVIARLRPVLTYKTRGECCE; encoded by the coding sequence ATGGGCAATTACGTTCAAAATTTGTCTGCGCGCGTTAATTTAATCGCGTCTGCAGATACATGGATCGAAGGCGATGCGATCCAGCAATTACAAAACACCGCCAAACTTCCCGGTATGCAATATGTTTCCGGTATGCCTGATTTGCATCCTGGCCGGGGCTATCCGGTGGGTGCGGCTTTTTTCTCTACTGATTATATTTATCCGGCTTTAATTGGTGGCGATATTGGCTGCGGCATGGCTTTGTGGCAAACCGATATTGCGGTGCATAAAGCCAATCTCAGCAAGCTGGAGAAAAAACTCGGCAATATTGATGGCCCTTTGGGCGAGGAGTGGCAGGATGAAATGGCCAACTCAATCGCGGCACAAACTGGCTTTCAACAGGCACTGGGTACCATAGGCGGTGGCAATCATTTTGCAGAACTGCAATCAATCGATAAGGTTTACGACGCCCCCCTTCTGGATGCACTGGCGCTCAATAAGCAGCAGCTTCAGCTTCTGGTGCATAGCGGCTCGCGCGGCCTAGGGCAGTTTATTTTGCGCCAGCATATCGATCTGCATGGCCACCATGGACTAGCGGTTGATTCGGCAGACTGCGCGGCGTATCTGCAAGCGCATCAGCAAGCAGTGCAATTTGCCATGCTAAACCGCAGGCTGATTGCCCGGCGGATATTGTCGCGGCTAAACGCAAATGGCCAGGCACTGCTGGATATCAACCATAATCTGGTTCTGCCCGCGCAAATGCATGGCCTGCAAGGCTGGGTGCACCGCAAAGGCGCAACGCCGGCCGATGTTGGCCCGGTGGTGATTCCGGGCTCACGCGGCGATTTCAGCTACCTGGTTTTACCGCTGGCCAGCGATCTGAGTCTCTGCTCACTGGCCCATGGTGCGGGCCGTAAATGGATGCGCAGCGAATGCAAAGGCCGCTTAAGCCCGCGCTATACCGTGACCCAGCTAAGCCGCACCAAGCTGGGCAGCCATGTGATTTGTGCCGACCGGCAACTGATTTATGAAGAAGCCCCCGAAGCCTATAAACCCGCCGAAAACATTATTTCAACCCTAGAAGGTGCAGGGCTGATCAAGGTGATTGCAAGGCTGAGGCCGGTACTCACTTACAAAACCCGCGGGGAGTGCTGCGAATGA